From Rhodococcus antarcticus, the proteins below share one genomic window:
- a CDS encoding HhH-GPD-type base excision DNA repair protein: protein MSIHITGDAAADEILADPFALLLGMLLDQQYPMEHAFRGPAKITDRFGGVDPVAIAEADPEEFATMCATTPAVHRYPGSMATKIQAVARIVVDDYAGHAERIWTEAADGADLVKRIEALPGFGKQKAKIFTALVAKQLGAGPAGWEKAVGDYALEGYRSVADVVDPASLRRVRDFKQEQKKAATTAKG, encoded by the coding sequence ATGAGCATCCACATCACCGGCGACGCGGCGGCCGACGAGATCCTGGCCGACCCCTTCGCGTTGCTGCTCGGGATGCTCCTGGACCAGCAGTACCCCATGGAGCACGCCTTCCGCGGCCCGGCGAAGATCACCGACCGCTTCGGCGGTGTGGACCCGGTGGCGATCGCCGAGGCCGACCCGGAGGAGTTCGCGACGATGTGCGCGACCACCCCGGCCGTGCACCGCTATCCCGGGTCGATGGCCACCAAGATCCAGGCGGTCGCCCGGATCGTCGTGGACGACTACGCGGGCCACGCCGAGCGGATCTGGACCGAGGCGGCCGACGGCGCGGACCTGGTGAAGCGGATCGAGGCCCTGCCCGGGTTCGGGAAGCAGAAGGCGAAGATCTTTACCGCCCTGGTGGCCAAGCAGCTCGGGGCGGGGCCCGCCGGGTGGGAGAAGGCCGTGGGGGACTACGCGCTGGAGGGGTACCGCTCGGTGGCCGACGTGGTGGACCCCGCGTCGCTGCGACGCGTGCGGGACTTCAAGCAGGAGCAGAAGAAGGCCGCCACGACCGCGAAGGGCTGA
- a CDS encoding MBL fold metallo-hydrolase — protein MQVETIETPSLGDRSYLVHDGVVALVVDPQRDTDRVTAAAARLGVRIAAVAETHLHNDYVTGGVHLAQELGVDYLVNAADTVDFTRRPVADGEVVEVGRLRVRVVATPGHTHTHLSYVVTDTGGPGDSAGPGEAVFSGGSLLFGSVGRTDLVSPADTDGLTHDQFHSVRALVSVATDEAALFPTHGFGSFCSSGPATGADSSTVGEQRRSNHALTTTDEDRFVAELIAGLAAYPTYYVHMGPANAHGPSAPDLAVPAPLSADELRDRLAGGGWVVDLRTRRAFADGHLAGTLSFEPGASFVTYLGWTVPWGEPLTLLGSEDDVATAVRELARIGWDHPDAVLGDPLQALPGHPVHSYRRAGWSEVLTEEPALVLDVRRTDEYAAGHLPGALNIPLHELLSRTEEVPDGQVWVHCGSGYRAGVAASVLDRAGRDAVHVDAAFDEAVGAGLTVTTDARGRPGTVV, from the coding sequence ATGCAGGTCGAGACGATCGAGACCCCGTCGCTGGGGGACCGGAGCTACCTGGTGCACGACGGCGTGGTGGCGCTGGTCGTGGATCCGCAGCGGGACACCGACCGGGTGACTGCTGCGGCGGCCAGGCTGGGTGTGCGGATCGCAGCGGTGGCCGAGACCCACCTGCACAACGACTACGTCACCGGTGGTGTTCACCTGGCCCAGGAGCTGGGGGTGGACTACCTGGTCAACGCCGCCGACACCGTCGACTTCACCCGTCGCCCGGTCGCCGACGGCGAGGTGGTCGAGGTCGGCCGCCTGCGGGTTCGGGTCGTGGCGACTCCCGGGCACACCCACACCCACCTGTCCTACGTCGTCACCGACACCGGGGGGCCTGGGGATTCCGCCGGGCCGGGGGAGGCGGTGTTCTCCGGCGGCAGCCTGCTGTTCGGCTCCGTGGGGCGCACCGACCTGGTGTCGCCGGCGGACACCGACGGGCTGACCCACGACCAGTTCCACTCGGTGCGTGCCCTGGTCTCGGTGGCCACCGACGAGGCCGCGCTGTTCCCGACGCACGGTTTCGGGTCCTTCTGCTCCTCGGGCCCGGCAACCGGTGCGGACAGCTCCACGGTGGGGGAGCAGCGGCGCAGCAACCACGCCCTGACCACCACCGACGAGGACCGCTTCGTCGCCGAGCTCATCGCGGGCCTGGCTGCCTACCCCACCTACTACGTGCACATGGGCCCGGCCAACGCCCACGGTCCGTCCGCGCCGGACCTCGCCGTGCCGGCCCCGCTGAGCGCCGACGAGCTGCGCGACCGACTCGCCGGTGGTGGGTGGGTGGTGGACCTGCGGACGCGGCGGGCCTTCGCCGACGGGCACCTCGCGGGCACCTTGTCCTTCGAGCCCGGGGCGAGCTTCGTCACCTACCTCGGCTGGACCGTGCCCTGGGGTGAGCCGCTGACCCTGCTCGGCTCCGAGGACGACGTCGCCACCGCGGTCCGCGAGCTGGCCCGCATCGGCTGGGACCACCCCGACGCCGTGCTCGGCGACCCCCTCCAAGCCCTGCCCGGGCACCCCGTGCACTCCTACCGGCGCGCCGGGTGGTCGGAGGTTCTCACCGAGGAGCCTGCCCTGGTCCTCGACGTGCGCCGCACCGACGAGTACGCCGCGGGGCACCTGCCGGGTGCGCTGAACATCCCGTTGCACGAGCTGCTCTCCCGGACCGAGGAGGTCCCGGACGGGCAGGTGTGGGTGCACTGCGGATCCGGCTACCGCGCCGGGGTCGCGGCGAGCGTCCTGGACCGGGCCGGGCGTGACGCCGTCCACGTCGACGCCGCGTTCGACGAGGCGGTCGGCGCCGGGCTCACCGTCACCACCGACGCCCGGGGTCGGCCCGGCACGGTGGTCTGA
- a CDS encoding sulfite exporter TauE/SafE family protein produces the protein MTTVVALLAGAVIGVLLGALGGGGSILTVPVLVYGLGQGTGAATTASLVIVGITSVVAAAGHHRGGRVRWAPGLVFGLLGSVTALLGTLAARHVAPAVLLLGFAVLMLLAAAGMVRRDRHVQARDDAPAEAGRDTRVATRTRTATGRRVLLVSAALGVGLLTGFFGVGGGFVIVPALVLALQLPMPVAAATSLVVIALNSGAGLLARWGHLDIPWHVVLPFTAAAVLTSLLGGQVAQHVPARLLTRGFIALLVLVSAYVAVRAGTSL, from the coding sequence GTGACCACCGTCGTCGCCCTGCTCGCCGGAGCGGTCATCGGCGTTCTCCTCGGCGCACTCGGTGGCGGCGGTTCGATCCTCACCGTCCCGGTGCTGGTCTACGGCCTGGGACAGGGCACGGGGGCGGCCACCACGGCCTCGCTGGTCATCGTCGGGATCACCTCGGTCGTCGCCGCGGCCGGGCACCACCGCGGCGGCCGGGTGCGGTGGGCCCCAGGCTTGGTCTTCGGCCTGCTCGGGTCGGTCACCGCGCTGCTCGGGACCCTGGCGGCCAGGCACGTGGCCCCGGCCGTGCTGCTGCTCGGCTTCGCGGTCCTGATGCTGCTGGCCGCAGCAGGGATGGTTCGCCGAGACCGGCACGTCCAGGCCCGCGACGACGCGCCCGCCGAGGCCGGCCGCGACACCCGGGTCGCCACCCGGACCCGCACCGCCACCGGTCGGCGGGTGCTCCTGGTCTCCGCCGCACTCGGGGTCGGACTGCTCACCGGGTTCTTCGGGGTGGGCGGGGGTTTCGTCATCGTGCCCGCCCTCGTGCTCGCCCTGCAGCTGCCGATGCCGGTCGCCGCCGCCACCTCGCTCGTGGTCATCGCCCTGAACAGCGGGGCAGGACTGCTCGCCCGGTGGGGTCACCTCGACATTCCGTGGCACGTCGTGCTCCCGTTCACCGCCGCCGCCGTGCTGACCTCCCTGCTCGGCGGCCAGGTCGCCCAGCACGTCCCGGCCCGGCTGCTCACCCGCGGTTTCATCGCGCTGCTCGTCCTCGTCTCCGCCTACGTCGCGGTGCGGGCCGGGACATCGCTGTGA
- a CDS encoding SHOCT domain-containing protein yields MGGFGMGVGWLFGLLMLAGVVALVVVGVRAARGGIGGGPIRSTPADRSAGARQILEERYARGELSTEEYQERRETLGGGS; encoded by the coding sequence ATGGGTGGGTTCGGGATGGGTGTCGGGTGGCTGTTCGGGCTGCTGATGCTGGCCGGGGTGGTGGCGTTGGTGGTGGTCGGGGTGCGCGCAGCGCGCGGCGGGATCGGGGGTGGACCCATCCGGTCGACGCCCGCCGACCGATCGGCGGGAGCACGGCAGATCCTGGAGGAGCGGTACGCCCGGGGTGAGCTCAGCACCGAGGAGTACCAGGAACGACGCGAGACCCTCGGCGGCGGCTCGTGA
- a CDS encoding multicopper oxidase family protein: MATAVGGIGLVRSSGSGFDPVVGGPLRSPPVLASSGGVLVATLEAARSQLPVAGRVVTALGYNGGLPGPTLRVHPGDLVRVSLVNRLDVPTNLHVHGLTVSPERNGDNVFRRVAPGETGQYEYRLPADHPPGVFWYHPHVHGAVADQVFGGLYGAIIVEDPAASAIAARDEVMVISDTTIDGGEVSGSVSAMQRMRGREGELLLLNGQASPTIAARPGERVRWRVVNACASRYVTLQLEGHRFGVLGVDSGRTAAPQDTEQVTLAPGNRADLLITAGAGRSVLRALPHDRGGSMMGGTSTGQATTLATLEVTGEQAAAPSPVPVQPVPTDLRGAPISGRRTLTFAMGMGMGMGGGMTATIDGATFDPQRVDQDPRSGTVEEWVLRNTSTLSHPVHLHVWPMQVVSQDGTLVAGVVVRDVVDVPAGASVTVRIAFTGPVGRTVYHCHILDHEDAGMMGVVDVR, translated from the coding sequence GTGGCCACCGCGGTCGGCGGCATCGGACTGGTCCGCTCGTCCGGGTCGGGCTTCGACCCGGTCGTCGGTGGGCCGCTTCGGTCGCCCCCGGTGCTGGCCAGCTCGGGTGGGGTGCTGGTGGCCACGTTGGAGGCGGCGCGGTCCCAGCTACCGGTGGCCGGTCGGGTGGTGACCGCACTGGGGTACAACGGTGGGCTGCCGGGCCCGACGCTCCGGGTGCACCCCGGTGACCTGGTGCGGGTGAGCCTGGTCAACCGGTTGGACGTGCCGACGAACCTGCACGTGCACGGCCTGACCGTGTCACCCGAGCGCAACGGGGACAACGTGTTCCGACGGGTGGCCCCGGGGGAGACCGGGCAGTACGAGTACCGGCTGCCGGCGGATCACCCACCGGGGGTCTTCTGGTACCACCCGCACGTGCACGGGGCGGTCGCCGACCAGGTCTTCGGTGGCCTCTACGGCGCGATCATCGTCGAGGACCCCGCCGCCAGCGCGATCGCGGCCCGGGACGAGGTGATGGTCATCTCCGACACCACCATCGACGGCGGCGAGGTCTCCGGGTCGGTGTCGGCGATGCAGCGGATGCGTGGGCGGGAGGGTGAGCTGCTGCTGCTCAACGGACAGGCCAGCCCGACGATCGCTGCGCGCCCCGGGGAGCGGGTGCGGTGGCGGGTGGTCAACGCGTGCGCGTCCCGCTACGTGACCCTGCAGCTCGAGGGTCACCGGTTCGGCGTGCTCGGGGTCGACTCCGGGCGCACCGCGGCGCCGCAGGACACCGAGCAGGTGACCCTCGCCCCGGGCAACCGGGCCGACCTCCTGATCACCGCCGGCGCCGGGCGCAGCGTGCTGCGCGCCCTTCCCCACGACCGGGGCGGGTCGATGATGGGGGGCACGAGCACCGGGCAGGCGACGACGCTGGCCACCCTGGAGGTGACCGGTGAGCAGGCCGCCGCACCGTCGCCGGTGCCCGTGCAGCCGGTGCCCACCGACCTGCGGGGTGCTCCGATCTCCGGGCGACGCACCCTGACGTTCGCCATGGGCATGGGCATGGGGATGGGTGGCGGTATGACGGCCACCATCGACGGGGCGACGTTCGACCCGCAGCGGGTCGATCAGGATCCCCGCTCGGGCACCGTGGAGGAGTGGGTGCTGCGCAACACCTCGACCCTGAGCCACCCGGTGCACCTGCACGTCTGGCCGATGCAGGTCGTCAGCCAGGACGGCACCCTGGTGGCGGGCGTCGTCGTCCGGGACGTCGTCGACGTCCCGGCCGGCGCCAGCGTCACGGTGCGCATCGCGTTCACCGGACCGGTGGGTCGCACCGTCTACCACTGCCACATCCTCGACCACGAGGATGCCGGGATGATGGGCGTCGTCGACGTCCGTTGA
- a CDS encoding Na+/H+ antiporter has protein sequence MSAETLALLGLALGVVVIAGSAVASRTGLPAPVVLVVFGLLASLVPGVPSLNLPPDLVFLVFLPPLVYRASFLTHPRTLRRHATPLALLSVGLVLTTALTVALLVSHLVPGVGFAQGLVLGAVVAPTDPVAASGIFGRLGAPRTVVDIVEGESLVNDATALVLYAVAVQAVVSGPPTVLGAAGGLAVAVLGGVAIGLVTGLLVVVVRTRIRDVGLQLLLSLFTPYAAYVLAEKATASGVLAVVTAGVLIGSRSGGIFGSTARLQTTAFWSLLDVVLNSVLFVLLGLEIRTVLGDLPPDGMWRLTGYTVAVVATVVSLRMAWQLLVPPPVYWLRQVLGRPRSDSSVAERVVIGWTGMRGAISLAAALAIPLTADGAPFPARALLLFLTVAVVLFTLLAQGTTLPFVLRRAGLANDESEAEQERDARLALAEVALARLDELEDSGELPAGGASPLRQVWEQTRSKLQASGTDPDDAGEGGVEVDLTTLRLDLAERQSRELDRLSATDEIAPEVARTLRREIDLQQMRLGGGDS, from the coding sequence GTGAGCGCTGAGACCCTCGCCCTGCTGGGCCTCGCGCTGGGTGTCGTGGTGATCGCCGGCTCGGCCGTCGCGAGCCGCACCGGGCTCCCGGCCCCCGTCGTGCTCGTGGTGTTCGGTCTGCTCGCGAGCCTGGTACCCGGGGTCCCCTCGCTGAACCTGCCGCCCGACCTGGTGTTCCTGGTGTTCCTGCCGCCGCTGGTCTACCGGGCCTCCTTCCTGACCCACCCCAGGACGCTGCGCCGTCACGCCACCCCGCTGGCACTGCTCTCGGTGGGACTGGTCCTGACCACCGCGCTGACCGTCGCGCTCCTGGTCTCCCACCTCGTGCCCGGGGTTGGGTTCGCCCAGGGGTTGGTGCTCGGGGCGGTGGTCGCGCCCACCGACCCGGTCGCCGCGTCCGGGATCTTCGGCCGGCTCGGGGCACCCCGCACCGTCGTCGACATCGTCGAGGGCGAGAGCCTCGTCAACGATGCCACCGCCCTGGTCCTCTACGCCGTCGCGGTCCAGGCGGTCGTCAGCGGGCCCCCCACCGTGCTCGGCGCGGCCGGCGGACTGGCCGTGGCCGTCCTCGGCGGTGTCGCCATCGGCCTGGTGACCGGGCTCCTGGTCGTCGTGGTCCGCACCCGGATCCGCGACGTCGGCCTGCAGCTGCTGCTGTCGCTGTTCACCCCCTACGCCGCCTACGTCCTCGCGGAGAAGGCGACGGCGTCGGGGGTGCTGGCCGTCGTCACCGCCGGGGTCCTGATCGGCAGCCGCAGCGGCGGCATCTTCGGCTCGACCGCCCGCCTGCAGACCACGGCGTTCTGGTCGCTGCTCGACGTCGTCCTGAACTCCGTGCTGTTCGTGCTGCTCGGCCTGGAGATCCGCACCGTCCTCGGAGACCTCCCCCCGGACGGGATGTGGCGGCTGACCGGCTACACCGTGGCGGTCGTCGCCACCGTCGTGTCGCTGCGCATGGCGTGGCAGCTGCTCGTGCCACCCCCGGTCTACTGGCTCCGTCAGGTGCTGGGCCGTCCCCGCTCCGACAGCTCCGTCGCCGAGCGGGTCGTCATCGGCTGGACGGGGATGCGGGGCGCCATCAGCCTCGCCGCCGCCCTGGCCATCCCGCTCACCGCCGACGGGGCACCGTTCCCCGCGCGTGCCCTGCTGCTGTTCCTCACCGTCGCCGTCGTGCTGTTCACCCTCCTCGCCCAGGGCACCACCCTGCCGTTCGTGCTGCGTCGCGCCGGGCTCGCCAACGACGAGAGCGAGGCCGAGCAGGAGCGCGACGCCCGCCTCGCCCTCGCCGAGGTCGCCCTCGCCCGCCTCGACGAGCTCGAGGACAGCGGCGAGCTGCCCGCGGGCGGCGCCTCGCCCCTGCGGCAGGTGTGGGAGCAGACCCGAAGCAAGCTCCAGGCCTCCGGGACGGACCCCGACGACGCCGGCGAGGGCGGTGTCGAGGTCGACCTCACCACGCTGCGCCTGGACCTCGCCGAGCGCCAGAGCCGCGAGCTCGACCGACTCAGCGCCACCGACGAGATCGCGCCCGAGGTCGCCCGCACCCTGCGCCGGGAGATCGACCTCCAGCAGATGCGACTGGGCGGAGGGGACAGCTGA
- a CDS encoding MFS transporter yields MADADVPTPGAPRPRRPPRAIDGRTWRRAAFALFAVAAGTNVPTPLLLIYRDTLHLSPAVLTAVFGIYAAGLVPALFLAGPASDRLGRRRIVLPLMVLSGLTSLLLVAAGSSLFVLFAGRFLQGAVSGAVFGVGSAWVAELSTDASTAGRRAAVAMTAGFSLGPLVAGLLAQYVSAPTTLPYLVHVALVLVGLAAVLTLPETVVPSRGPTTRGPLLEPGDRGTVLTVLAPLAICVYAFPSVVITAVPLLVTTSAPPVLFIGVLAGITSGAGALAVPLQRRLARRTAPIAAGLGAVGFVLTILGAGSGSALLLLVAALLLGAGGGLALSSGLALTARLAQPGRRGALSAVFLGSAYLGFAAPYVTATTSAATTVQVPLAAFAALSALLCARLTLVTRRGLDW; encoded by the coding sequence GTGGCTGACGCCGACGTACCGACACCCGGCGCCCCGCGGCCTCGCCGGCCACCTCGCGCGATCGACGGGCGCACGTGGCGGCGGGCCGCGTTCGCGCTGTTCGCCGTGGCCGCCGGGACCAACGTGCCGACGCCGCTGCTGCTGATCTACCGCGACACGCTGCACCTGTCCCCGGCCGTGCTGACCGCGGTGTTCGGCATCTACGCCGCGGGCCTGGTCCCGGCGCTGTTCCTGGCCGGGCCCGCCTCCGACCGGCTCGGGCGCCGCAGGATCGTGCTGCCCCTGATGGTGCTCAGCGGCCTCACGTCGCTGCTGCTAGTTGCCGCCGGCAGCTCGCTGTTCGTGCTGTTCGCCGGCCGGTTCCTGCAGGGCGCGGTCAGCGGCGCCGTGTTCGGGGTCGGTAGCGCCTGGGTCGCCGAGCTGTCGACCGACGCCTCCACCGCGGGCCGTCGGGCCGCGGTCGCGATGACCGCCGGGTTCTCCCTCGGCCCGCTCGTGGCGGGCCTGCTCGCGCAGTACGTGTCCGCCCCGACCACGCTGCCCTACCTGGTCCACGTGGCCCTGGTCCTCGTGGGCCTCGCTGCTGTCCTCACCCTGCCCGAGACCGTCGTCCCCAGCCGTGGCCCCACCACCCGCGGGCCACTGCTGGAGCCCGGCGACCGGGGCACGGTGCTCACCGTCCTCGCCCCGCTGGCCATCTGCGTCTACGCGTTCCCGTCCGTGGTGATCACCGCCGTGCCGCTGCTGGTCACCACCAGCGCGCCGCCCGTGCTGTTCATCGGGGTACTGGCCGGAATCACCTCGGGAGCCGGCGCACTCGCCGTCCCCCTGCAACGACGCCTCGCCCGCCGCACCGCCCCGATCGCGGCCGGCCTCGGCGCCGTCGGCTTCGTTCTGACCATCCTCGGCGCCGGCTCCGGGTCAGCGTTGCTGCTGCTCGTCGCCGCCCTGCTGCTCGGTGCCGGCGGCGGGCTCGCCCTGTCCAGCGGGCTCGCCCTCACCGCGCGCCTGGCCCAGCCCGGTCGCCGCGGCGCCCTGAGCGCGGTCTTCCTGGGCAGCGCCTACCTCGGCTTCGCCGCCCCCTACGTGACCGCGACGACCTCCGCAGCCACCACCGTCCAGGTCCCTCTCGCCGCGTTCGCCGCCCTGTCAGCCCTGCTCTGCGCACGCCTGACCCTGGTCACCCGCCGAGGCCTCGACTGGTGA
- a CDS encoding MFS transporter, which translates to MPGRMDGQPARTGPLGPAVAAPTSGTGAEALPVTVLVVLAAAVFTAITTEVLPVGLLPVISAGLHTSESRVGLLVSAYAGVVVLGSIPLAAVVVRWPRRTVLCTLLVTYALSNAVMATAGAYWIALVARLLGGLAHAGFFSVVFAAAVSVAPAGRQGRAIALVGAGTAAALALGVPLGTAVGTAIGWRWAFAACAIAMVVFAVLTALVLPTQPPPARSAQQPVLAAVRTRPLLAAAAVTVVLTLGHYTPFTYVSPLLRHAGVSVTGVSLVLLGYGAAGILGLVVSGAVVDRHPRRGLQAATALTTTCLLILGLAPHGAPGTVAVLAWGFAFGTLPTLIQAVALRAAAQAPDAAPAVVNTAFNIGIAGGALLGARELLVTTPPGLALTGAALTAVALVLLLARAGGEPPEVGEA; encoded by the coding sequence ATGCCGGGACGGATGGACGGCCAACCGGCCCGCACGGGCCCGCTCGGACCGGCGGTGGCCGCCCCGACGTCAGGCACGGGGGCCGAGGCCCTCCCGGTGACCGTGCTGGTGGTGCTGGCCGCGGCGGTGTTCACCGCGATCACCACGGAGGTGCTGCCGGTCGGGCTGCTCCCGGTGATCAGCGCGGGCCTGCACACCAGCGAGTCCCGCGTGGGGCTGCTCGTGTCGGCCTACGCCGGCGTCGTGGTGCTCGGGTCCATCCCGCTGGCCGCGGTCGTCGTCCGCTGGCCCCGGCGCACCGTGCTCTGCACCCTGCTGGTGACGTACGCGCTGAGCAACGCCGTCATGGCCACCGCCGGTGCCTACTGGATCGCCCTCGTCGCCAGGCTGCTGGGCGGCCTGGCCCACGCCGGGTTCTTCTCCGTGGTGTTCGCCGCGGCCGTCAGCGTCGCACCGGCCGGCAGGCAGGGTCGGGCGATCGCGCTCGTCGGCGCGGGCACCGCCGCCGCCCTGGCTCTCGGCGTCCCGCTCGGCACCGCCGTCGGCACCGCGATCGGCTGGCGCTGGGCCTTCGCCGCCTGCGCGATCGCCATGGTCGTGTTCGCGGTGCTCACCGCGCTGGTCCTGCCGACGCAGCCGCCGCCCGCCCGGTCCGCGCAGCAGCCGGTCCTCGCGGCGGTCCGTACCCGCCCCCTGCTCGCCGCCGCGGCCGTGACCGTGGTGCTCACCCTGGGCCACTACACACCCTTCACCTACGTCAGTCCCCTGCTGCGCCACGCCGGGGTCAGCGTCACCGGCGTGAGCCTGGTCCTGCTCGGCTACGGAGCCGCCGGCATCCTCGGCCTCGTCGTGTCCGGAGCCGTCGTCGACCGCCACCCGCGGCGAGGGCTGCAGGCCGCGACCGCGCTCACCACCACCTGCCTGCTCATCCTCGGTCTGGCCCCCCACGGTGCCCCCGGCACCGTCGCCGTCCTGGCCTGGGGCTTCGCCTTCGGCACGCTACCCACCCTCATCCAGGCGGTCGCACTGCGCGCCGCGGCGCAGGCCCCCGACGCCGCCCCTGCCGTCGTCAACACGGCCTTCAACATAGGGATCGCCGGTGGCGCCCTCCTCGGCGCCCGTGAGCTGCTCGTCACCACCCCACCCGGCCTCGCGCTCACCGGCGCGGCCCTCACCGCGGTGGCTCTCGTCCTGCTGCTCGCCCGAGCCGGCGGTGAACCACCCGAGGTCGGCGAGGCCTGA